A genomic segment from Lates calcarifer isolate ASB-BC8 linkage group LG13, TLL_Latcal_v3, whole genome shotgun sequence encodes:
- the cbwd gene encoding zinc-regulated GTPase metalloprotein activator 1: protein MDGMVIEEEDDCPELVPIDTQPVPPAEQIPVTIITGYLGAGKTTLLNYILTEQHNKRIAVILNEFGEGSALEKSLAVSQAGELYEEWLELRNGCLCCSVKDNGLKAIENLMEKKGKFDYILLETTGLADPGAVASMFWVDAELGSDIYLDGIVTVIDAKYGLQQLTEEKADGLINEAVRQIALADLTIINKTDLVNEEELNQLRHTVRSINGLVKILESQRSRVDLSEVLDLHSFDSKDGANLAEKLQLVKPTRPHLDKSILTVTFEVAGDLSEDALNVFIQDLLWEKMLKNKEGQPMTVIRLKGIVSFAGKAHQVMLQGVHELYELNETPQLWEENLRINRLVFIGKNLDKDVLQEQFISTVVQGEERK, encoded by the exons ATGGATGGCATGGtgatagaggaggaggatgactgCCCAGAGTTGGTGCCCATTGATACCCAGCCTGTTCCCCCTGCAGAGCAGATACCTGTCACCATCATCACAGGCTACCTTG GCGCTGGGAAGACCACACTCCTGAACTACATATTaacagaacaacacaacaagCGGATTGCTGTCATACTCAATGAATTTGGAGAGG GCAGTGCCCTGGAGAAGTCCCTCGCAGTGAGCCAGGCAGGAGAGCTGTATGAGGAGTGGCTGGAACTGAGAAAtggctgtctctgctgctctgtcaa GGACAATGGTCTTAAAGCTATTGAGAACCTGatggagaagaaaggaaagtTTGACTACATCCTGTTAGAAACCACAGGACTTGCTGATCCAG GAGCTGTGGCCTCCATGTTCTGGGTTGATGCAGAGCTTGGCAGTGACATCTATTTGGACG GCATTGTCACTGTCATTGATGCCAAGTATGGATTGCAG CAACtaacagaggaaaaagcagatGGACTCATCAACGAAGCAGTCAG acagatCGCTCTCGCTGACTTGACCATTATCAACAAAACAGACCTGGTGAATGAGGAGGAACTAAACCAACTCAGACACACTGTCAG ATCGATAAATGGTCTGGTCAAGATTCTAGAAAGCCAGAGATCAAG GGTGGATCTCTCTGAAGTTCTGGATCTGCATTCCTTTGACAGTAAGGATGGAGCAAA TCTAGCAGAGAAGCTTCAGCTTGTGAAACCTACAAGGCCTCATCTTGACAAG AGTATTTTAACTGTGACATTTGAAGTGGCGGGAGATCTCTCTGAGGACGCCTTGAATGTTTTCATACAG GATCTCCTATGGGAAAAGATGCTCAAAAACAAAGAAGGGCAACCCATGACCGTCATCCGGTTAAAG ggcaTAGTATCATTCGCAGGTAAAGCCCACCAAGTGATGCTGCAGGGGGTCCATGAGCTGTACGAGCTGAATGAGACTCCACAGCTTTGGGAGGAGAACCTGCGGATCAACCGGCTGGTCTTCATAG GTAAGAACCTGGACAAGGACGTTCTGCAGGAACAGTTCATTTCTACAGTTGTGcagggggaagagagaaagtAG
- the foxd5 gene encoding forkhead box protein D5, with protein MTLSSEFEASQHTASPVEEDEIDIVGEDKPTHGRLYRNGCSTDAGFSAESGAEFDSSEPDSSGESENSFCADAPPSRKAQSSSVKPPYSYIALITMAILQSPQKKLTLSGICDFISNKFPYYRDKFPAWQNSIRHNLSLNDCFIKIPREPGNPGKGNYWSLDPASEDMFDNGSFLRRRKRFKRNQPEFGKDGLMFYSNLNCYRPYGQPYCVQGQASPPTTAPIRYMPLQEGIMMPPSSYHLLPQTLSNHGKCSGPKGFRAQLCAAEASEPKPGPQAKCSFSIDSIMSKPSPSQYSEPKSTAERSRIRSPHAGPRCLFGSDAPAGS; from the coding sequence ATGACTCTCTCCAGTGAATTTGAAGCTTCACAACACACTGCGTCGCCTGTAGAGGAGGATGAGATTGACATAGTAGGCGAGGATAAGCCTACCCACGGGCGTTTATATCGAAATGGGTGCTCTACGGACGCCGGCTTCTCGGCAGAATCTGGTGCCGAATTCGATTCTTCAGAGCCAGACTCGTCGGGAGAGAGTGAGAACAGTTTCTGCGCAGACGCACCACCGTCCAGGAAAGCCCAGAGCAGCTCGGTGAAGCCTCCGTACTCCTACATTGCCCTCATCACCATGGCCATCCTGCAGAGCCCGCAGAAGAAGCTGACGCTGAGTGGCATCTGTGACTTCATCAGCAACAAATTCCCCTACTACAGAGACAAGTTCCCAGCTTGGCAGAACTCCATCAGGCACAACCTCTCCCTCAACGACTGTTTCATCAAGATCCCGAGGGAGCCTGGGAACCCGGGCAAAGGTAACTACTGGTCTCTGGACCCTGCCTCAGAGGACATGTTCGACAACGGCAGCTTCCTGCGACGAAGGAAGCGGTTCAAGAGAAACCAGCCCGAGTTCGGCAAAGACGGACTTATGTTTTATTCCAACTTGAACTGCTACCGGCCGTACGGGCAACCGTATTGCGTACAGGGCCAGGCGAGCCCCCCAACCACTGCTCCCATCCGGTACATGCCCCTGCAGGAGGGCATCATGATGCCTCCCTCTTCCTATCACCTTCTaccacaaacactgagcaaCCACGGGAAGTGCAGCGGGCCTAAAGGCTTCAGAGCGCAGCTTTGCGCAGCAGAAGCCTCTGAGCCAAAGCCTGGCCCGCAGGCAAAGTGCTCCTTCAGCATTGACAGCATCATGAGCAAACCCTCTCCCAGTCAGTACTCAGAACCCAAATCCACAGCAGAGCGCTCTCGGATACGGTCACCTCATGCCGGGCCCCGCTGCCTGTTTGGTTCCGACGCTCCTGCAGGCTCCTAG